The window ATTTGCGTATAATATTTTCATATTTTCTCTTTCTAATATAATAGCTCCATCCATTTTAGCTAATTCATATAAATTAGCAGCAGAAAACGGGCAATTAATTTTAAAACCACCTTCAACAATTTTCATTACTTCTGGTGAGTTTCCTAAAACTATTAGCCCTCCTGTTCCTGCTCTTAAGACATTATCTAGGCCTCGTCTTAAATCAGTTCCTGGTGCTACTATTTTCAAAGCTTCTATAAGATTTTTTTCATATATTTTATCCTTCTCCAAAAAGATCCCTCCAGTTACATTTGCATACTTCTATAAATCTTCTCAATAAACAATTTATTTAAACACTTGTCCAATTACTTCTTTTAAGTTTTTTTTATCAATAACTTCAATACCCTGGGTATTGAAGTTTCCTTTAACTGCATCTTTTGCAATATAAACTTTAGAAAAACCCATTCGATCAAGTTCTCTTATTCTACTTTCTAAAGATGGAACCTTTTTTAGTTCTCCGGTTAACCCTACATCGGCTATGAAAGCTGTATCACTTGCAATTCCTTTATTATAAACCGAAGAAGTGATACTCATTATAATAGCTAAATTGACCGATTGCTCTGTAATTTTTAACCCTCCAGTAGTTTTGACAACTACATTTTTATCAAATAGTTTAATTCCAGCTCTTTGCTCCAATAGAGATATTAAAGTATTTAATTGATCTCTTCTTAAACATTCTCCAATCCGAGATGGATAAGCCGTAAACGTGGTTGAAACTAAGCTTTCAACTTCAACAATAATAGGTCTTGTGCCTTCCTTAGTCACGGTTAAAGCACTTCCTGATACTAATTCTTTATGATCTCTTCTGGTAATAAAATATTCAGAAGGATTATCAATAGAATTAAGACCTTTATCTGTCATGGAGAAAAACCCCATTTCACCGGTACTACCAAATCTATTTTTTGAAGTTATTAAGGATTTTAACTCTTCTCCACTTTCCCCTGTAATAATTAGCACTGTATCTACTAAATGTTCTAATGCTCTTAGTCCAGCCATTTCGTCATTTTTAGTCATCTGTGCCACCATAATAACTGCTCTTGGTCTATTTGTATCCTTGGCAATTTTAAGAAGCTCACTAGCGCATTCCATCGTTTGTATAGGGGATCCTGGACGAGATGTGTATTCTTCTAAGGTGAATGTTTGAATACTATCTACAATAATTAAATCAGGATCTATATTTTCTACTGTTGCTAGCACATTGTCCATACTGGTATCTGAAAAGACCCAAATATTTTCATTTACCTTATCTAAAATTCTATCTGCTCTATTTTTAATTTGGCTTTCACTTTCTTCGCCAGAAGTATATAAAACTTTATATCCTTTTTGTGCCATATCATCAGCAACTTGTAGTAATAAGGTTGATTTTCCAGCTCCAGGTGCAGCTGTAATAATCGTTATTGAGTCTTTTACTATACCCCCACCCATAACCCTATTAAATTCATTTAAATTTGTTACAATCCGATCACTATTACTTGACGTAATCTCGTTTAATCTTTTGACATTAATATTTAATTTGCCTCTCTGTTTAGTAGCTGTGCTTTTTTTGGGTTCGATTTCCTTTTCGTTAAATCTATTCCATTCCTTACATGATGGACAACATCCTAACCACCTTATGCTTTCATATCCACACGTCTCACAAATATATATTACTTTATTTTTTTTCATATAACACCTCATAATACAACTTTGTTATTATTTGTCCTATAACAATTATTTATAATAGTATTCTCTATTATATCATAACTTAGCTCAATTAAAAAAAGCAGGCACTTACTAGCACCTGCTTATAGAATTTCCTATTAACTTAGCTTGATTTTTCCTTCGATACCATCTACATGAATTGTATCTCCTGCTTTATAGGTTCCCTTTAACATCTCTTCTGATAAATTATCTTCGATTAGCTTTTGAATTGCCCTTCGTAAAGGACGTGCTCCATAATCTTTATCAAATCCTTCTTTAACGATTAACTCCTTTGCTTTATCAGTTACATTAATACTTAGCTCGTTTTCTGTTAATCTTTCTCTTAACTCGTTCAACATTAAACTAACAATTTCTTTAATGTGTTCTTCTGTAAGTGCATGAAAAACTAGAGTTTCATCTATTCTATTTAAAAATTCTGGTCTAAATGTTTTCTTTAAACTTTCCATGACTTTATTTTTCATCAGCTTATAACTATCTTTATCTGATTCTTTTGAAGTAAATCCTAACGGCTTACTTTGTTTTAAATCACTTGCACCCACATTGGAGGTCATGATTAATACGGCATTTCTAAAGTCTACCGTTCTACCTTTACTATCTGTTAATCTACCATCTTCTAACACTTGTAGTAAAATATTAAATACTTCCGGGTGAGCTTTTTCAATTTCATCTAATAGAATAACTGAATATGGCTTTCTTCTTACTGCTTCAGTTAATTGACCACCTTCTTCATAACCTACATATCCTGGAGGTGCTCCAACTAAACGTGAAACAGCATGTTTTTCCATATACTCACTCATGTCAATTCTTACTAAAGCCTTTTCATCCCCAAATAGTGTCTCGGCTACTGCGCGAGCAAGCTCAGTCTTACCTACACCGGTAGGTCCTAAGAAAATAAAAGAACCGATTGGTCTTTTTGGGTTTTTTAATCCAGAACGAGCTCTTCTCATTGCACGAGATACTGCTTGAACTGCTTCTTCTTGACCTATTACGCGCTCATGTAAAATTTTCTCCATATTTATAAGTTTTTCACTTTCTTCTTGTTGTAACTTTTTAACTGGGATCTTGGTCCAACTAGAAATTATACCCGCTATATCTTCTCCAGTTAAAATCTGACTCTTAGTTCTTTTTTGAGTATTCCATTTATCCCTTGTTTCTTCCAACTCTTTTTTCTTCTTTAATTCTTCATCTCTATAAGTTGCAGCTTTTTCATAGTCTTGGCTAATTACAGCTTCTTCTTTTTCTTTAGCAATTTTTTCTACAT of the Desulfonispora thiosulfatigenes DSM 11270 genome contains:
- the radA gene encoding DNA repair protein RadA; the encoded protein is MKKNKVIYICETCGYESIRWLGCCPSCKEWNRFNEKEIEPKKSTATKQRGKLNINVKRLNEITSSNSDRIVTNLNEFNRVMGGGIVKDSITIITAAPGAGKSTLLLQVADDMAQKGYKVLYTSGEESESQIKNRADRILDKVNENIWVFSDTSMDNVLATVENIDPDLIIVDSIQTFTLEEYTSRPGSPIQTMECASELLKIAKDTNRPRAVIMVAQMTKNDEMAGLRALEHLVDTVLIITGESGEELKSLITSKNRFGSTGEMGFFSMTDKGLNSIDNPSEYFITRRDHKELVSGSALTVTKEGTRPIIVEVESLVSTTFTAYPSRIGECLRRDQLNTLISLLEQRAGIKLFDKNVVVKTTGGLKITEQSVNLAIIMSITSSVYNKGIASDTAFIADVGLTGELKKVPSLESRIRELDRMGFSKVYIAKDAVKGNFNTQGIEVIDKKNLKEVIGQVFK